Below is a genomic region from Rhinolophus sinicus isolate RSC01 linkage group LG11, ASM3656204v1, whole genome shotgun sequence.
GGGAGACTGGTCTGGCATTCAGGCTTTGGAGCGTCTGCGTTCTGggcagacagacctgggctgGCATCACAGGCCTGCCGCCTGTGCCTGACCCTGGGAGGGTGCGAACTTCTCTCAACCCCAGCTCTTCAACTGTCACACAGGCTAGTGCCCACTCGAGGTCTTTGCAGATGAGCTGCCATGCTGGGTGCCTGCAGGCCCTCACCAGGTCACTCGTGGGTGCAGCGGTTCCCTGTCCTCAAAGATCCCTACACAGATGGGGCCTCCTGCTCTAGGCACCAATTGTTTAAGGCCTTCTAAACTCTTACTTCACAAGGAGTTAGCACTAAGTCACTGGGAGAGCGGGAGCAAGTTCTCTGGCCGCAGTTGGGATCTAGGCTGGGAACTGCGCAGAGCATTTTCCTGTGGATCTCACCCTGCCGACTGCTGCACGCTCCTCAGGGTGACCCCAACATCCCGGCCGGGCAGCAGACGGTGGAGATCGACCTCATGCACCGTATCCAGCTGCCAGACGTTGAGAACCTCCGAAACTTCAATGAGCTCTCACGCATTGTCCTGGAGGTTCGCGAGCAGGTGCgcctggagcagcagcagcagcaggaagacAGGCCCGAGGATGGCGAGGGCCATGGCAGGCATAGCCCCCGTGAGCCCCAGcatgcccctgcccagcccagcgcGGGGCCACCTGCCGAGAAGGGCAGGGAGCCCGGGGACGGAGGGGCCATGGCTGCAGAGGAGCAGCCTGCCCAGAGCGGGCAGGGGCAGCCATTCGTGTTGCCAGTGGGCGTGAGCTCGAGGAACGAGGACTACCCCCGCACCTGCAGGATGTGGTAAGGACTTGAGAGTAGGGGAACACTGAGCTTCAGGGCGGGCCCTGCCTCCACACGCTGCGTAGagacagggctggggtgggatCGGGTCTGACAGGCCAGCATGGGGGCTTGCTGCAGCAGCGTGGGGCCTCTGACGGCTTGGTCCAAGCGCCAGCTCAGACCTGAGTGGATGGTACTGTGTTCTGGGCTGCACAGGCAGTTCTCACTGCCTAGGGGAGCCTCAGATGGAGTGTTAGCACTACCAGGCATGAAGAGTCTTCCCAGATAGTTACTAAGGTCAAAGGGAGACAGGCAGGACGCCAGGCAGCACTGAAGCAGACAGCAAGGCAAGGACTGTCCCCTGCCCACACCTGTCCCTGTAGAAAGCCTGCTTGGAGTTCACCTGCGTGTCCTCGCAGGTAAGGCCTGTCGTGGGTGCTCCGTCCATATTCTAGTGAACGTAGTTCTGCTGTCGGTCCTACGATTTCACTCTTCCTCctgtccttcctttctcctttctgttatttatttatttatttttttgccctcCTCTGCTACTTTGGGCCAGGACCTCACTGGCCGCCGAAGTGAATCCCAGCCCAGCCAGCATGTGGAAAGGGACTGGCATTGCCGCTTCCCTCCCTGCAGAGGTCAGGGTCCCTGATCTGGGATAAGGCCTCCTCCAGGCTGCCAGCCCCTTGCCTCACTTACAGTTCTTACAGTTTTGTCTCAGGCCACTGCCTTCAGCCACTCAGGCCTACCCCTGCCATCCAGGCAATTCCTTGGTAGATGAATTACAAGACCCTCGCCCCAGTTGCCTATACTCTAGGGCTACTTAAGTTTAACTAAACTTCGGTCTGGCCCCCTGGCAGAGCTGCGGGATGGCCATTCACTCTCATGCCGGATACCGGGCTCCGTGGCTTGGGAGGGGCATGCTGCGTTCCTTCCCTGTCTGGTTTATGTGTCTGCAAGGACGTGGCCTCAGCGCCTGGGCAGGAGACATGTGCTGTGTGCTTTCTAAGCCCAGTGGACATTCTTTACCTCCCTGTGACTGTGGTGCTGCTTTCCCCACCCAGGAAACCCTGGGAGCCACCGGCCTCCTGCTCAGGGCTGCTCTCCCCGCTGCCGCCCAGCAGAGCCTCTGTGTGGCTGGCAGAGGGGGCGGTCTCGGGTGCCATCCCACGTGCTGGGAGATTTAGGCCAGCCCCTGACTTCCTGTCAGTCCTCTGAAGCACCAAGTTCTTTGGAAGAAAGACGAAAATGTATTTCAGCCTGATGGCGATCTGGAAGCTTGGCCATAAGGGGTATTTGAAAGTTCTGCCTTCCAGTTCATGTCAGTTGCACACTGATTAactttttattgattatatttgaGTTGTTCTATGCCTGCTGATTCTTAGCGTCTTGCTGGCAAATAACGAAAGTGGCTCGCATGGAGTGCAGGGTGTTCTAGAACACTCCAGGATGACAGGGTCCTTGATTTGGGCCAGAACATGCACATCGCGGCCCCGCTCATGCCTTGCTCCCTCCTGCTTCCCCTTTCTTTGTGCAGTTTCTACGGCACGGGCCTCATCGCTGGCCACGGCTTCACCAGCCCCGAGCGCACCCCCGGGGTCTTCATCCTGTTCGACCAGGACCGCTTCGGGTTCATCTGGCTGGAGCTGAAATCCTTCAGCCTGTACAGCAGGGTCCAGGCCAGCTTCCGGAACGCAGATGCACCATCCCCACAGGCCTTCGAGGAGATGCTCAAGAACATTCAGTCCCTGACCTCCTGATGGCCCCCTTCCCTGCCGGGGGTGGTGGCTCCGGACCCCTCAGCCTGGGAAGAGCAGCAGCATGCACTTTGGAGATGCGACCTTCTGACCAGAACACCCACCTTCTCGTAGGCGTCTCGACCCAGCCACCTGAGACACTGTCTATAGAGTGCGCGACATATGCCTGTGTAGTTGTCAGTAGCTAATGGGAAAGCTGAGCTGAGCATGTGTTTGAAACACAAAAGAACCAGAACTGATTTAGAGGACAGGCTGCAGGGGTGTGTAAATAATTGAATTGGAGAAATTGGGTTTGTCTTTGGCCCACGAGCAGTgttctaggagaaaaaaaatccgcCTTCAGGGAAGTTCATGATGTAACAGAGTCTCTTGCCGTGGGCCGATCTAAGGAGTCGAGTGTGTGGGGTGCCAGCTCTACCATCTGCTGTGCAGGAAGTAAGTGCAAGTGGCGTGGACCCGTGAGGGCCTTGGTGAAGTGAACTTGTCTGCGGCCTGGGCAGGTGCGCAGGGTTAGTATGTGTGGAAAGAGAGCCCCAGGGAGTCTGGAGTGTCTGGCTTGGGACCCAGGGCTGAATTCCTGTTTATCAACTGACTCACTTGGATTTTGGATGGAAGCGCTTCACCCCATCTCTGTTTAGGAACCAGGGTTAGCGATACTGGTCACTAGAGATGTCACTGCAGGCCTGTGAACTGCCCCCCCGGCCCTGGTCCCTCAGCAGCACCCATGTGCTTTCCCTGGCCTCTCCAGCTTTACAGCCTTTACTCCCGCCAGTTCCAGCCAGCCGTGGTTGCATACATGCAGCCCCCTCCTCCTGCGCAGCACATGCTCTGGTGTCGGAATCCCAATTAGAGCGCCGGAAATGGCTGCACACAGTGACCTTGCAGCCCCTTTGCGGGAGAGAGGACAGCTTTCCAGAAAAGTCACACCATACTGATAGGGGTGCACTTTGGAGACCAGACCTCTCGGGGATCCTTTCACATGGAGACCCCGTGCATGGACCCCTCTGCTAGCATGCCCGTATCGGGTTGGCTCCTGCCTTTGGGGATGCCCTCTGAAGTCCCTGCTGATCTGTGTCTCCTGAACAGCAGAGCCCTAAATGTGTGCAAGCCTCCGAGAATGTTCCAGCTCTCCCTGCAACCCACGGAGAGCCATCTCCACACCACCTGCCCAGAAGTGCACTTCATGGGGGGCAGGGCAGACTTTGTCCCCCACTCCGTTGCTTGTCCTTGTTGGGTGGACTGTGCCGAGCCCTCACTCTGGGGGCGAGGGACCCCAGGGAAGGGGGCAGCCTTGTGGTGCCTTCATGTAGGAGACCAACCTGAGCTGTCCCATGAAATGTGTACTCTGTTTTCCCAATTTCTCCCTgactgaccttttttttttaaataaaaaatctcatTGCCATAGCTTCAGTACGTTTGGCAACTTTGATCTTCCTTTGCTTCCTAGTAGCATAGAATTGACAAGCTTTGGGGTACAGCCCCTAAATGGCAAACTGGCCCTCCAGGAGGTTGTATGAAGCTCTCCTGAGGCAAGTGGAGAAGGTGGGGTCCCTACTGGGTAGCAGCAGAGTTCAGCCGCCTGGTATTGTCAGTTGAATCCTGTCAGAGATGCACGCTCATGGCTTACCTTCCAGATCCTTCTAGCAGGTCCTGCAGTCAAGTTGAGGCATGGTCCCAGTTTTCTCGTCTTTGGTAAGACAGCCTAAAAGCATTGTCACCCCTCCCCTTTCTTGCAGTGTGACTTTTTCATGCCAGATGTGGCCAGGCCTGAACAGTGATACTATGGCCATGAAGAttggaggaaaatgaaaatgaaggccCACTGGGCGTGCAAGCTGTTAAGTTCCACTGCTGAAATAAAGTCTGCCTGCTTTTCCCAGAGCCTGAGGCTTGCTGTAAGGGATTCCATCTCCATCTGAGGCCTCCCAAGCATTGTGAACTGTAAACAGATCAAAGATAAGCACTTCCAATTAAAACCCAATCTCAGATCTGAAGGATGTAACCTGCTTTTGGTGTTTGGGTCTATACGTGGTTTCCACTACTGGTCACTGAAATAACCATGGGCTGTTGGCTGTGTTTACGGTGGCCCTGTCCCTGGTGTGAGGTGGGACCCCAGGGCCTGTGGGGTCTGTCCAGCTGGCAGTGGCCCACAGTGAGGCCAGCAGCAGTGACAGACAAGGGCTTGTCCTCTGCCCAGCCGGTCGTCCAGGGTACGTTGTTTTCCCATTCTGATGTGTCCTCAGCCAGCTCTCAGTTTCCAGTCCAGCAGGTGAGTGTGCAGGGACGCAAGACCAGCAGGCTTCCCTTGGTCAAGGGAATGGTCAGGCAGCTCATCAGGGGAACTTGCAACCAGTTCATTCCTTGCAGGTCCAGTAAGGAACCAGAACGACCCACTTTAGGGACCGGCTACACCCATGTGGTGCTTGATTTGGGGAAGTGGACAGGTGGACCTAGGAGGGTCTTGAGACATTTTTCCATCGTTGGCACCTCCTTCACTTTGCCACCTTGCTGCCGTGAGGGTGGGTAAGTGCGTTGTGTGGCCTGGAAGGAACCTCAGCTGCATCTCTACATGAGGGACTTGCTCTGCTCTCTGCTACCTAACTGAAGAGGATATGATTGATTGGCGTCTTCAGACACGCATCATTGGAGATTCTTCTATATTGGGGCTGAATGCTAATCGCGTGAGGCTGTTGCAGATGGCCTTGTTTTTTTCAGCTGTGTGACACGGGCCTGGCAGTATATCTGGTTATATCTGCCCATCCAGCTCAGAGTTCCAGTGTCTACTGCGTGTGAGCAGGTTTGGAGCTCTTGTGGAGGTGGGAGAGTTTCCAACTCCCTCATTCCTTGGTCCAGACTGGGACCTCCCTTCCTGACCACACCCCAGGTCCCTCTTCTGGTGTCGGGCTCACTGTGTCTGGAGCTCACCGCCATACCTGCCCTGCTTCTCCCCTCCCACACCCTCCTGTCCCAATATTAGGCAGCTCAGGACCAGACAAGTCCTGGCCAACGTGGAGGGCGGGGAATGCACACGGTGGCCTAATGAGCTAGATGCACTCCGGCCTGTGTTCCTGCTTCGTGCAGAA
It encodes:
- the FBXO31 gene encoding F-box only protein 31 isoform X5, with product MYLPPHDPHVDDPMRFKPLFRIHLMERKSATVECMYGHRGPHNGHVQIVKKDEFSTKCNQTDHHRMSGGRQEEFRTWLREEWGRTLEDIFHEHMQELILMKFIYTSQYDNCLTYRRIYLPPSHPDDLIRPGLFKGTYGSHGLEIVMLSFHGKCARATKITGDPNIPAGQQTVEIDLMHRIQLPDVENLRNFNELSRIVLEVREQVRLEQQQQQEDRPEDGEGHGRHSPREPQHAPAQPSAGPPAEKGREPGDGGAMAAEEQPAQSGQGQPFVLPVGVSSRNEDYPRTCRMCFYGTGLIAGHGFTSPERTPGVFILFDQDRFGFIWLELKSFSLYSRVQASFRNADAPSPQAFEEMLKNIQSLTS